In the Armatimonadota bacterium genome, CGGCCCGCCGTGGGCGGCAGCACGCAGTAGATCATCTTCATGGTGGTGGTCTTGCCCGCACCGTTGGGCCCCAGGAAGCCGAAGCACTCGCCGCGGCGCACGGTGAACGTGATGCCGTCGACGGCCACCAGGGCACCGTAGCGCTTGGTGAGACCCTCGGCCCGCACGACGGCGTCCGGGACGTCACGCATCGGCGCCATCCCACCGGGCGGCGTCGCGTACGGTGCGGGGTTGGGGGCCATCCTCCAGGCGTGCTGCGGCCCCGTGCTGCCCCGGCGCTGGCGGTGATGGAGGGGACGTCGCGCCCGGGACGTCGGGCGATCCGGCCGCGGTGGGCTCTTCGGGCGTGCCGGGGCCGCGCGGGGACTCCTCCGCCCGGGTGACGAGCACCTTGTCGACGCGGTGCCCGTCCATGTCGACCACCTCGACCCGCCATCCGGGCAGCAGCACGTGGTCCCCGGTAGTGGGGATGCGATCCAGCACCGTCATGACCAGGCCGCCCACGGTCTCGTAGCCTTCGCCCTCTGCGGGCAGGGCCTCCAGGCCCAGCAGGGCTTTGAACTCGTCCGCCGGCAGCATGCCGTCGACGAGCCACGAGCCGTCCGGCCGCCGGACCACCGACGGCATCGCGGCCTCGCCCGCCTGCGGGATCTCGCCCACGATCGCTTCGAGGATGTCGTCGCTCGTCACCAGTCCCTGCAGCCCGCCGTACTCGTCGATCAACAGCGCCGTGTGCGTGCCGGCCTGCCGGAACTGGTCCAGCACCGATAGGGCCGGGGCGGTCTCGGGGACGAACAGCGGGCGCTGCGCCAGCGCCCGCAGGTCGATCGGGCGTCCGGCCATGAGGTGGACGAGCAGGTCGCGCGCCTGCACGATGCCCACGACCCGGTCGAGGGTGCCCTCGGCCACCGGGTAGGCAGCGTAGCGGCTCGAGGTCACCTTGCGGCGGATGTCCTCGAGCGAGTCGTCCACGTCGAGCCAGACGATCTCGGTGCGCGGGGTCATGATGGCGCTGACGCGGCGGTCCGCCAGGCGGAAGACGCGCTCGACCAGCCTGCGCTCGCCCGGCTGGAACACCCCGGCCTCGGCGCCGCGTGCGATCAACAGCCGGACTTCCTCTTCGGTGACGGGCGGCTCGGCCACGGCCGGCACCCGCAGCAGGCGCGCGACCAGCTCGGTGAGGGCGCTGAGCACGTGGACCACCGGGGCCGCCACGGCCGCGAGCCCGCGCATCGCGGGCGCCAGCGCGGCGGCCAGGCCTTCCGGCGCCGCCAGCGC is a window encoding:
- a CDS encoding hemolysin family protein → MRDLSLEILILLLLVLTNGLFAMAEIAMLAARRTRLEQRAAAGDRGARVALDLLRTPSRFISTVQVGITLVGILAGAFGGATLAQPLAAWLATVPALAPYAQATALGLVVVLITVLSLVLGELVPKRVALAAPEGLAAALAPAMRGLAAVAAPVVHVLSALTELVARLLRVPAVAEPPVTEEEVRLLIARGAEAGVFQPGERRLVERVFRLADRRVSAIMTPRTEIVWLDVDDSLEDIRRKVTSSRYAAYPVAEGTLDRVVGIVQARDLLVHLMAGRPIDLRALAQRPLFVPETAPALSVLDQFRQAGTHTALLIDEYGGLQGLVTSDDILEAIVGEIPQAGEAAMPSVVRRPDGSWLVDGMLPADEFKALLGLEALPAEGEGYETVGGLVMTVLDRIPTTGDHVLLPGWRVEVVDMDGHRVDKVLVTRAEESPRGPGTPEEPTAAGSPDVPGATSPPSPPAPGQHGAAARLEDGPQPRTVRDAARWDGADA